The Fimbriimonas ginsengisoli Gsoil 348 genome window below encodes:
- a CDS encoding ABC transporter substrate-binding protein, giving the protein MKRMVRGLALGGVLVGILSGCAPAPSSTGGASASTQTPGKRYKIGVSIPAADHGWTAGVVYWAKQATAMHPEVDWVVQTAETSSKQVNDIETMMTQGVDGMVVLAVESGPLTPVAEKVHQRGIFLVNVDRGFLKPVADVFLEGDNVAFGRKSAEFMAQKLGGKGDIVVLQGIPCTVNTDRVNAAMEVFKRYPGIHILDSQSGMWNRQKARDVMQTMLVKYPKFDAVWAQDDDMALGAEQALKEGGRTGVWMLGGAGMKDIVKRVMEGDKTIPADITYPPSMIAAGIHIAASSLRDGQIEKAKQFLPRHMKLDVELVEPANAKEFYFPDSVY; this is encoded by the coding sequence ATGAAGCGAATGGTACGCGGATTGGCGCTTGGTGGAGTTTTGGTTGGGATTCTGTCCGGGTGCGCTCCCGCGCCGTCGTCAACGGGTGGTGCGAGCGCGAGTACCCAAACTCCGGGCAAGCGGTACAAGATCGGCGTTTCCATTCCCGCCGCCGACCATGGGTGGACGGCCGGCGTCGTCTACTGGGCGAAACAGGCGACCGCGATGCATCCGGAGGTCGATTGGGTCGTCCAAACGGCGGAGACCTCCAGCAAGCAGGTCAACGACATCGAAACGATGATGACCCAGGGGGTCGACGGCATGGTCGTGCTCGCGGTGGAAAGCGGTCCACTGACCCCCGTGGCGGAGAAGGTCCACCAACGCGGCATTTTCTTGGTCAACGTCGACCGCGGATTCCTCAAACCGGTCGCAGACGTTTTCTTAGAAGGCGACAACGTCGCGTTCGGGAGGAAGTCGGCCGAATTTATGGCTCAGAAGCTCGGTGGCAAAGGAGACATCGTCGTGCTCCAAGGCATCCCGTGCACCGTGAATACCGACCGGGTCAACGCGGCGATGGAAGTTTTCAAGCGGTATCCGGGAATCCACATTCTGGATAGCCAGTCCGGCATGTGGAATCGTCAGAAAGCGCGCGACGTGATGCAGACGATGCTAGTGAAGTATCCGAAGTTCGACGCGGTGTGGGCGCAAGACGACGATATGGCGCTCGGCGCTGAGCAAGCGTTGAAAGAAGGCGGTCGCACCGGCGTCTGGATGCTCGGCGGCGCGGGGATGAAGGATATCGTCAAGCGAGTCATGGAGGGAGACAAGACGATCCCGGCCGATATCACCTATCCACCTTCGATGATCGCGGCGGGAATCCACATCGCGGCATCGTCTCTACGCGACGGGCAGATCGAAAAGGCGAAACAATTTTTGCCACGCCACATGAAACTCGACGTAGAACTCGTCGAACCGGCGAACGCAAAGGAATTCTATTTCCCGGATTCTGTTTACTAA
- a CDS encoding MGH1-like glycoside hydrolase domain-containing protein, with amino-acid sequence MGAVPPKAMTAEELRLAEVRTENKPWRRWGPYLSERAWGTVREDYSASGAAWEYFPHDHARSRAYRWSEDGIAGISDEHQHICFALALWNERDPILKERLYGLTPAEANHGEDVKELYYYLDSTPTHSYMRMLYKYPQGEFPYSDLIQENGRRDKSQPEYELLDTGIFNENRYFDVFVEYAKGDAEDMLVRIEVANRGPDPAEIHLLPTVWFRNTWSWSDTDTKPVLRSEEPGLIDLDDPVLGRRRLYCDGTPEMIFTENESNNLRLWNSPNKSPYVKDAFHERVVHGNVDAVNPARTGTKAAAWHALRLEPGESHSIRLRLTIHDFGKVEPHAIGPEFDKTFIRRRDEADEFYATVIPQSLSADAANVMRQGLAGMLWSKQYYHYVVQRWLDGDPTQPPPPAVREEGRNTLWKQLYAADVLSMPDKWEYPWFASWDLAFHCISLALVDSQFAKDQLILLLREWYMHPSGQLPAYEWAFGDSNPPVHAWSALRVFRIEKKRTGVGDYEFLERVFHKLLLNFTWWVNRKDMEDRHLFQGGFLGLDNVGIFDRSAPLPGGGHLDQADGTAWMGFFCLNLMAMALEIALVKPAYEDVASKFLEHFTYIGRAMTTIGGDQEMWDEVDGFFYDVLCTPDGKHRELRIRSMVGIIPLFAVETLDPEALETLKGFRERLEWFIENRPDLTAYLASMEEPGRGQRRLLSIVDKEKLAAVLRWVLDESEFLSDYGVRSVSKVHRAHPYVLGLEGHEYSVDYEPAESQTSLFGGNSNWRGPIWFPVNYLLIESLQKFDYYLGKSFTVEFPTGSGVMMRLEDVAAELSRRLNRIFLRDAEGRRPVHGDEERYRNDPHWRDLILFHEYFHGDTGRGLGASHQTGWTGLVSKMLQQSGE; translated from the coding sequence ATGGGAGCCGTGCCTCCGAAAGCCATGACAGCCGAAGAATTACGACTGGCGGAAGTACGGACCGAGAACAAGCCTTGGCGTCGATGGGGCCCCTATCTAAGCGAGAGGGCCTGGGGCACGGTTCGCGAAGATTACAGCGCCAGCGGTGCGGCCTGGGAATATTTCCCTCACGACCACGCCCGGAGCCGCGCCTACCGGTGGAGCGAAGACGGGATCGCGGGAATCTCCGACGAGCACCAGCACATCTGCTTCGCTCTCGCGCTTTGGAACGAGCGCGATCCGATCCTCAAAGAGCGCCTCTACGGGCTGACGCCGGCCGAGGCGAACCATGGCGAAGACGTCAAGGAGCTCTACTACTACCTCGACTCGACGCCTACCCATTCCTACATGCGGATGCTCTACAAGTATCCGCAGGGAGAGTTTCCCTACTCCGACCTGATCCAGGAGAACGGGCGGCGCGATAAATCGCAGCCCGAGTACGAGCTTCTCGACACCGGAATCTTCAACGAGAACCGCTACTTCGACGTGTTCGTGGAGTACGCCAAAGGGGACGCCGAGGACATGTTGGTGCGGATCGAGGTCGCCAACCGCGGTCCCGATCCGGCCGAGATTCACCTTCTGCCGACCGTCTGGTTTCGGAACACTTGGTCTTGGTCCGATACCGACACTAAGCCGGTGCTTCGTTCGGAGGAACCGGGGCTGATCGACCTCGACGATCCGGTCCTCGGCCGGCGCCGCCTCTACTGCGACGGCACGCCGGAGATGATCTTCACCGAAAACGAGTCGAACAATCTGCGGCTTTGGAACTCACCGAACAAATCGCCTTACGTCAAGGACGCGTTCCACGAGCGCGTCGTCCATGGAAACGTCGACGCCGTGAACCCGGCGAGGACGGGGACGAAAGCGGCGGCCTGGCATGCGCTACGGCTCGAGCCGGGAGAGTCGCACTCGATTCGGCTGCGGCTAACGATCCACGACTTCGGCAAGGTCGAGCCGCACGCCATCGGCCCCGAATTCGACAAAACCTTTATCCGTCGCCGGGACGAGGCGGACGAGTTCTACGCCACCGTCATCCCCCAATCGCTATCCGCGGACGCCGCCAACGTGATGCGGCAAGGGCTGGCGGGGATGCTTTGGTCGAAGCAGTACTACCACTACGTGGTGCAGCGATGGCTTGACGGTGACCCCACCCAGCCGCCGCCTCCCGCCGTGAGAGAGGAGGGGCGCAATACTCTTTGGAAGCAGCTTTACGCCGCCGACGTCCTTTCGATGCCGGACAAGTGGGAGTACCCGTGGTTTGCGTCGTGGGATCTGGCGTTTCACTGCATTTCGCTGGCGCTCGTCGATTCTCAGTTCGCCAAGGATCAGTTGATCCTCTTGCTCCGCGAGTGGTACATGCACCCGAGCGGGCAGCTACCGGCGTACGAGTGGGCATTCGGCGACTCCAATCCGCCCGTCCATGCCTGGTCCGCGCTGCGTGTTTTTCGAATCGAGAAGAAGCGGACCGGGGTTGGGGATTACGAGTTCCTGGAGCGGGTTTTCCATAAGCTGCTGCTGAACTTCACCTGGTGGGTCAATCGGAAGGACATGGAGGATCGCCACCTCTTCCAGGGCGGGTTCCTCGGCCTCGACAACGTAGGGATCTTCGACCGAAGCGCTCCGCTGCCGGGGGGCGGGCATCTCGATCAGGCCGATGGCACGGCTTGGATGGGGTTCTTCTGTTTGAACCTGATGGCGATGGCGCTGGAGATCGCGCTGGTAAAGCCGGCTTACGAAGACGTCGCCTCCAAGTTCTTGGAGCACTTCACCTATATCGGCCGCGCGATGACGACGATTGGCGGCGACCAAGAGATGTGGGATGAAGTCGATGGGTTCTTCTACGACGTGCTCTGTACGCCGGATGGGAAGCATCGCGAGCTACGGATCCGGTCGATGGTAGGAATCATTCCGCTCTTCGCGGTCGAGACGCTCGATCCGGAGGCGCTGGAAACCCTAAAGGGTTTCCGCGAGCGATTGGAATGGTTCATCGAGAATCGCCCGGACCTTACCGCCTACCTTGCATCCATGGAAGAGCCCGGCCGAGGCCAGCGGCGACTGCTTTCGATCGTCGACAAGGAAAAGCTCGCCGCAGTCTTGCGGTGGGTTTTGGATGAATCCGAGTTCCTCTCCGACTACGGCGTTCGGTCGGTCTCGAAGGTCCATCGAGCGCACCCGTACGTTTTGGGTTTGGAGGGGCACGAGTACAGCGTCGACTACGAGCCGGCGGAGTCGCAAACGTCGCTGTTCGGCGGCAACTCGAACTGGCGCGGCCCGATCTGGTTCCCGGTGAACTACCTGCTTATCGAGTCGCTGCAGAAATTCGACTACTACCTCGGCAAATCGTTCACCGTGGAGTTCCCGACTGGCTCGGGAGTCATGATGCGGCTGGAGGACGTGGCGGCGGAATTGTCGCGGCGTCTCAATCGAATCTTCCTACGAGACGCGGAAGGGCGGCGGCCAGTGCACGGCGACGAGGAGCGGTACCGGAACGACCCTCACTGGCGCGACTTGATTCTATTCCACGAGTATTTCCATGGCGACACGGGCCGCGGCCTTGGCGCGAGCCACCAGACCGGTTGGACCGGCTTGGTGAGCAAAATGCTTCAGCAATCAGGAGAGTAA